A stretch of Zymoseptoria tritici IPO323 chromosome 1, whole genome shotgun sequence DNA encodes these proteins:
- a CDS encoding glutamine synthetase, with product MAEPTIISNTATLEKYNKLSQKGNVIAEYVWIDASSGVRSKCKTLPKKPDSIKDLPEWNFDGSSTAQAPGDNSDVYLRPVAMYPDPFRLGDNILVMCETYMSDGKPNAYNYRHDAALVMEKHAGEEFWFGLEQEYTMLDFNGWPYGWPKNGFPAPQGPYYCGVGTGKVFCRDIVEAHYKACLYAEINISGTNAEVMPAQWEYQVGPCSGIELGDQLWMSRFLLHRVAEEFGVKITFAPKPIPGDWNGAGLHTNVSTKAMREDGGMKAIEKAMEALATRHKEHMAVYGEGNEARMTGGHETASYDKFSWGIANRGTSVRVNRAVAEEGKGYFEDRRPASNGDPYQITGMIVETLCGKVEGADVYKTVMQSEQKELEMVVPISKP from the exons ATG GCGGAACCAACCATTATCTCCAACACGGCCACG ctcgagaagtacaacaAGCTCTCGCAAAAAGGCAATGTCATTGCCGAGTATGTCTGGATCGATGCCTCCAGCGGTGTCCGCTCCAAGTGCAAG ACCCTCCCCAAGAAGCCCGATAGCATCAAGGACCTCCCAGAATGGAACTTCGACGGttcctccaccgcccaaGCACCGGGTGACAACTCCGACGTCTACCTCCGCCCCGTAGCCATGTACCCCGATCCATTCAGACTTGGAGACAACATTCTCGTCATGTGCGAGACATACATGTCCGATGGCAAGCCAAACGCCTACAACTACCGCCACGACGCCGCCCTTGTCATGGAAAAGCACGCAGGAGAGGAGTTCTGGTTCGGTCTTGAACAGGAATACACCATGCTCGACTTCAACGGTTGGCCATACGGCTGGCCAAAGAACGGGTTCCCAGCTCCTCAGGGTCCATACTACTGCGGTGTCGGTACCGGCAAGGTTTTCTGCCGTGACATAGTAGAAGCGCATTACAAAGCTTGCCTGTACGCCGAGATCAACATCTCTGGCACCAACGCCGAGGTGATGCCCGCGCAGTGGGAGTACCAGGTCGGCCCGTGTTCCGGCATTGAGC TTGGTGACCAGCTCTGGATGtctcgcttcctcctccaccgcgtGGCCGAGGAGTTCGGTGTCAAGATCACCTTCGCACCAAAGCCAATCCCCGGCGACTGGAACGGTGCCGGTCTCCACACCAACGTCAGCACCAAGGCGATGCGTGAGGACGGCGGCATGAAGGCGATTGAGAAGGCAATGGAGGCCCTTGCTACCCGACACAAGGAGCACATGGCCGTCTACGGAGAAGGCAACGAGGCTCGCATGACTGGCGGTCACGAGACTGCTTCCTACGACAAGTTCAGCTGGGGCATTGCGAACCGTGGTACTTCCGTTCGTGTCAACCGCGCTGTTGCTGAGGAGGGCAAGGGTTACTTCGAGGACCGTCGCCCTGCGTCCAATGGTGACCCATACCAGATCACCGGCATGATCGTCGAGACT CTCTGCGGTAAGGTCGAGGGCGCCGATGTCTACAAGACGGTCATG CAATCTGAGCAGAAAGAGCTTGAGATGGTTGTGCCCATCAGCAAGCCATAA